TCGACAAGCATGCTCGAAGGACGATAAAACGCACCCTGCGACTGATCGATCGCGAGGGGCACCATATACAGTTCCGTAAGATCGCCCTTGATGACCTTGACCGTTCGGTAGGGGCTTACGTTCAGCAGCACATCGAGCGTTGGGGATCCAGAGGTGGCAGCATCTTCCTCGATCCCAATAACACGAAATTCCTTAGGAAGGCGTTGAGAATCAGGTATAACGGAGGCGGGGGTTACGCGTACGAGCTGCTGCTCGATGGTGAGGTGGCCGGTCAGCTGTTCGGCTTTCAAGAGGGGGATACCGCCTTTGGTTTCAGATTGGGAATGAACGACTCCTTTTCCAAGTTCTCCCCTGGCTGGTTGGTCTTCTACCATGCGTTCCTTGACCTCCGGGAGCGGGGAGTTAGGTGGTGCGCTTTGGGCGGCGGTGAAGAGAAGTATAAGTTCGAGATGGGGAGTAAGACCATGCCGCTCGTGGGAATAACGGCGACCAGGGGCATAGTCTCCGTGGCGAACAGGATCTCTAGGATCGGCCGGGATCATCAGAAGAAGGGCGATGCTGAGGCGACGGAAGGTCCGGGTAGGGAACCGGTATCCAATCCTTAAAGGTCATTATCCCCCCGCTCATCCCTGAACGGCCCACTGGGGCCTCCGGTTTTTGACAAAAAATGGGGGGGGACCCCTTGTTATCTCAAAATCTCCAATCTTGACCATCTCGATGCCTAGGGTGGATCGCATCGCCCTATCTTATGGGATGGGAACAGACAATCACGAACCATATCCTAGGTGTGTTAACCCCTGCTCCAATCATGACCTGCTGAGATTGCCATTCCTCATTTTCATTTTTTAATAATTACACTACTAAATATTTTAATAAATAAATTA
The nucleotide sequence above comes from Methanomassiliicoccus sp.. Encoded proteins:
- a CDS encoding GNAT family N-acetyltransferase; this translates as MDDYSDRWEGLRRASGGNVYNNLDLIKIWLETYQKAATPNIILIEEGKDLVGIAPLVNSVYRTKGLPLRTLSLVGGVPNCMMLLSNSILFLPGRKDALELIVGEMKRLKWSVLSTKFMADGDAVRQFTQMAHYTWHTVDEPSSTMMNVPIRDSGDITEGFDKHARRTIKRTLRLIDREGHHIQFRKIALDDLDRSVGAYVQQHIERWGSRGGSIFLDPNNTKFLRKALRIRYNGGGGYAYELLLDGEVAGQLFGFQEGDTAFGFRLGMNDSFSKFSPGWLVFYHAFLDLRERGVRWCALGGGEEKYKFEMGSKTMPLVGITATRGIVSVANRISRIGRDHQKKGDAEATEGPGREPVSNP